One genomic segment of Planktothrix serta PCC 8927 includes these proteins:
- a CDS encoding BrnT family toxin, which produces MEFEWDEEKRLTNLRKHGIDFIDVPIVFEGDIVTIEDERFNYGEQRFVTLGLLQRQVVVIVHTERENFTRIISARKATRYEQQIYFEQLSN; this is translated from the coding sequence ATGGAATTTGAGTGGGATGAGGAGAAACGTCTTACCAATCTCCGCAAACATGGAATTGATTTTATCGATGTTCCGATTGTTTTTGAGGGAGACATCGTGACGATTGAAGATGAACGATTCAATTATGGAGAGCAGAGGTTTGTGACTCTTGGTTTATTGCAAAGGCAAGTTGTCGTTATTGTCCATACAGAACGAGAGAATTTTACCCGCATTATTTCTGCTAGAAAGGCAACAAGATATGAACAACAAATTTACTTTGAGCAACTCTCAAACTGA
- a CDS encoding BrnA antitoxin family protein → MSNSQTEWERLDAMTDEEIDFSDCPEITREMFAKAVIRRGLPNSQTKTEVTLPIDSDVLEWFKSQGQGYKSQINSLLRSYMETHQ, encoded by the coding sequence TTGAGCAACTCTCAAACTGAATGGGAACGCCTAGATGCGATGACTGATGAAGAAATTGATTTTTCTGATTGTCCAGAAATTACGCGGGAAATGTTTGCCAAGGCAGTGATTCGGCGAGGTTTGCCCAATTCTCAGACTAAAACTGAAGTGACTTTACCCATTGACAGTGATGTTTTAGAGTGGTTTAAATCTCAAGGTCAAGGTTATAAAAGCCAGATTAATAGCTTACTGCGATCTTACATGGAAACGCATCAATAG
- a CDS encoding type II toxin-antitoxin system RelE/ParE family toxin has translation MMKIVWDNSFKRAFRKLIKKNPEMSDRIINVLNLLSIDPLTPSLKSHKLTGSLEGLWSCSVAYDCRIIFTFAQDEESEESLIVLVDIVAPMMMCIS, from the coding sequence ATGATGAAAATAGTTTGGGATAATAGCTTTAAACGGGCTTTTAGAAAACTTATAAAGAAAAATCCTGAAATGAGCGACAGGATTATTAATGTGCTTAATTTGTTAAGTATCGATCCTCTTACTCCCTCTTTAAAATCTCATAAATTAACAGGTTCTTTGGAGGGTTTATGGTCTTGTTCAGTCGCTTATGATTGTCGTATTATATTCACGTTTGCTCAAGATGAAGAATCAGAAGAGTCTCTGATTGTTTTAGTTGATATTGTGGCTCCCATGATGATGTGTATTAGTTAG
- a CDS encoding putative toxin-antitoxin system toxin component, PIN family, with translation MTNRFVVDTNVLISALLFKNSVPFRAIELAEKQGIILYSEATLNELEQVLNRKKFNKYLSLEDRQVFLLKFISTSELVSITETIAVCRDEKDNKFLELAVSGNANIIVTGDLDLLVLNPFQAVKIVTPDIFIDRFS, from the coding sequence ATGACGAATAGATTTGTCGTAGATACGAATGTTTTAATCAGTGCTTTACTGTTTAAAAATTCAGTCCCCTTTCGGGCGATTGAATTGGCAGAAAAGCAAGGAATAATTTTATATTCTGAAGCAACTTTAAATGAATTAGAGCAAGTTTTGAATCGTAAAAAGTTTAACAAGTATCTTTCTTTGGAAGACAGACAGGTATTTTTGCTGAAATTTATCAGCACCTCCGAGTTAGTCTCTATTACAGAAACAATTGCCGTTTGTCGAGATGAAAAAGATAATAAGTTTTTAGAGTTAGCTGTTAGTGGTAATGCCAATATAATTGTTACGGGAGATTTGGATTTATTGGTATTAAATCCTTTTCAAGCAGTAAAAATTGTTACTCCCGATATATTTATTGATAGATTTAGTTAA
- a CDS encoding NACHT C-terminal alpha/beta 1 domain-containing protein yields the protein MSDLKCHTFYSRVIAEPVKEAKPQGFSQTFLDSLTRFDATICVITDSPHPTIPTFSPQDPHLIQTIITWLQRTILES from the coding sequence ATGAGTGATCTCAAATGCCACACCTTCTACTCTCGTGTTATAGCAGAACCAGTTAAGGAAGCGAAACCTCAAGGTTTTAGCCAAACTTTTCTGGATTCTCTCACTCGCTTCGACGCTACAATTTGCGTTATCACCGACTCACCCCATCCCACCATTCCCACCTTCTCACCCCAAGATCCCCACCTAATTCAAACTATTATTACTTGGTTACAAAGGACTATTTTAGAATCTTGA
- a CDS encoding NACHT domain-containing protein has protein sequence MVIDPFSMILLPVMINIFTAPLDVKVLLKRLKNREKPINHDLQKAIKIAYLQALLEITQEFKAGRIESFRLYLPTELDQKIEYWKTELKQVENAKDETEISSPLQDTAEIEQLLLSHGQPIGDRRQELETRLISQTLEGITDIPADYHNQIQTNLFSRIYAHFVEQLKINDRAYRAFELEYLPAINASLTEIGIGQEQVALTMTDMLSVVNRTDQNVQKIIEILNPKSLTLEDWQEICRQNLPQQKQLTTNPFSNANGVTPQLDEIYVPLAIVESKPPKLPSRNQPEEKEEEKLIPIAEECFFEDVLRQGKSQISQGRKIAIIGEPGSGKTTRLQKIADWILKQDLGLPIWISLADLTQPTIPQHIEEIWLKQTGKSLTIDELTQQKERIWLLLDGLDEMTSRVETRHVSALLGGWVQAARVVVTCRVNVWEADKNAFSGFDVFRNLEFNPEQVTDYICRWFAGMGDAATGESLEAALAQSENSRLKELIQNPLRLRMLCQEVLRLQPEDVVDPEKWQVVIREVKRKSFPDIDVLRNRINLSHLDCHNLPPQPNPFIGRQDDLCKLMRLLSADHPANIIQVDGIAGVGKTALVLEAAYCCLEYKLYGETQNPIIQNWNSSCKIPQFDLIIFVSAKESELLNGNSVTRLMVSRTLQEIYRTIAHILDDPIIINMDINNKNNDYVSIIKKSLKNKGNVLLIVDNLETIKVSWLSHLSEMSMIKGDYSTAVNTMSRRGRTLLLMGKPEQLRDAEKLLLKAWDLRQYASFEDLDYLLNHLAGLFNRLERYEDAHKWLDIEQENLYKNINLSEREKSKYQIYIDRERAELLFMQGKYNESKLLCEAVIKNTDGIENGLRNANYARRILADIAINDNQLERAEELLQIVYEEVKANNDKRRIAYCKISLAKLEKAKNQLPKAVEYIQKALNNFEYLGMMRDYAQALSLHKEIREQRNE, from the coding sequence ATGGTTATCGATCCTTTTTCCATGATTCTGTTGCCCGTGATGATCAACATCTTCACGGCTCCCCTTGATGTCAAAGTTCTCTTAAAGAGGCTTAAAAATCGGGAAAAGCCCATTAATCATGATTTACAAAAGGCGATTAAGATTGCTTATTTGCAAGCGTTACTAGAAATTACCCAAGAGTTTAAAGCGGGAAGAATTGAGTCATTTCGCCTTTATTTACCGACAGAACTTGATCAAAAAATTGAATACTGGAAAACCGAGTTAAAACAGGTAGAAAATGCCAAAGACGAGACAGAAATATCATCTCCATTGCAAGACACAGCAGAAATTGAGCAACTATTGCTATCTCATGGTCAACCGATTGGCGATCGCCGCCAAGAATTAGAAACCCGATTAATTAGCCAAACTTTAGAAGGAATTACTGACATACCAGCAGATTATCATAATCAAATACAGACTAATTTATTTTCCAGAATATACGCTCATTTTGTCGAGCAATTAAAAATTAATGACCGTGCCTATAGAGCTTTTGAATTAGAATATTTACCAGCCATTAATGCCAGTTTAACAGAGATTGGGATTGGACAAGAGCAAGTTGCTTTGACGATGACAGATATGCTCTCAGTGGTTAATCGTACTGACCAAAATGTGCAAAAAATTATTGAGATTCTCAACCCCAAATCATTGACGTTAGAAGATTGGCAAGAAATTTGTCGTCAAAACCTGCCGCAACAAAAACAACTCACCACTAACCCCTTTTCCAACGCCAACGGGGTGACACCGCAACTGGATGAGATTTATGTTCCTTTAGCAATTGTTGAAAGCAAACCGCCCAAACTTCCCTCAAGAAATCAGCCAGAAGAAAAGGAAGAAGAAAAACTTATTCCCATTGCGGAAGAATGCTTTTTTGAAGATGTATTGCGACAAGGGAAAAGCCAAATTAGTCAAGGGCGAAAAATTGCAATTATTGGTGAACCGGGTTCGGGTAAAACCACGCGGTTACAAAAAATTGCTGATTGGATTTTAAAGCAAGATTTGGGGTTGCCAATTTGGATATCTTTGGCAGATTTAACCCAACCAACAATACCCCAACATATCGAAGAAATCTGGCTGAAACAAACAGGTAAAAGCCTCACAATTGACGAACTCACCCAACAGAAAGAACGGATTTGGTTATTGTTAGATGGGTTAGATGAAATGACATCAAGGGTAGAAACCCGCCATGTTTCCGCACTGTTGGGGGGATGGGTGCAAGCGGCGCGAGTGGTGGTGACTTGTCGGGTGAATGTTTGGGAAGCGGATAAGAATGCTTTTTCGGGGTTTGATGTGTTTCGCAATTTGGAGTTTAACCCGGAACAGGTGACGGACTATATTTGCCGTTGGTTTGCAGGGATGGGGGATGCAGCGACGGGGGAGAGTTTAGAGGCGGCGTTAGCACAGTCGGAAAATTCCCGTCTCAAGGAGTTGATTCAGAATCCCTTGCGGTTGCGGATGTTGTGTCAAGAAGTATTAAGACTGCAACCTGAAGATGTTGTTGATCCTGAAAAATGGCAGGTTGTTATTCGAGAAGTTAAGCGCAAATCTTTCCCAGACATCGACGTTTTACGAAATCGAATTAATCTAAGTCATCTTGACTGTCATAACTTACCTCCTCAACCAAATCCATTTATTGGTCGTCAAGATGACTTATGTAAACTCATGCGTTTGCTTTCAGCCGATCATCCTGCAAATATTATTCAAGTTGATGGTATCGCTGGAGTGGGAAAAACTGCCTTGGTTTTAGAGGCAGCATACTGCTGCCTTGAGTATAAGCTTTATGGAGAAACGCAGAATCCTATAATTCAAAATTGGAATTCAAGCTGTAAAATTCCTCAGTTTGACCTCATTATTTTTGTTTCAGCGAAAGAATCTGAGTTGTTAAATGGCAACTCGGTTACAAGGCTTATGGTATCTAGAACTCTTCAAGAAATTTATAGAACCATAGCTCATATTTTGGACGATCCAATAATCATTAACATGGATATCAATAACAAAAACAATGATTATGTTTCAATAATTAAAAAATCTCTCAAAAACAAAGGTAATGTCCTGTTAATTGTTGATAATTTAGAAACAATCAAAGTATCTTGGCTTAGTCATCTAAGTGAGATGTCTATGATCAAAGGAGATTATTCAACTGCTGTTAATACTATGTCCCGTCGAGGAAGAACATTACTTTTAATGGGAAAACCTGAACAATTGAGAGACGCAGAAAAGCTGCTACTGAAAGCTTGGGATTTACGCCAGTATGCCAGCTTTGAAGATTTAGATTATTTGCTCAATCACTTAGCGGGATTGTTTAATCGTCTAGAAAGGTATGAAGATGCTCATAAGTGGCTGGATATTGAACAAGAAAATCTATACAAAAACATTAATTTATCCGAACGGGAAAAGTCTAAATACCAAATTTACATTGATCGGGAACGAGCAGAATTATTGTTTATGCAAGGAAAATATAACGAATCAAAATTGTTGTGTGAAGCAGTAATCAAAAACACGGATGGAATAGAAAATGGCTTACGGAATGCTAATTATGCAAGAAGAATTTTAGCGGATATTGCTATCAATGATAACCAATTAGAACGTGCAGAAGAATTATTACAAATTGTTTATGAAGAGGTCAAAGCAAATAACGACAAAAGGCGAATTGCTTACTGCAAAATTTCTTTGGCAAAATTAGAAAAAGCAAAAAATCAACTTCCCAAAGCAGTTGAATACATTCAAAAGGCGTTAAACAATTTTGAGTATTTAGGAATGATGAGAGATTATGCTCAAGCTTTATCTCTACATAAAGAAATTCGCGAGCAACGGAATGAGTGA
- a CDS encoding lipid-A-disaccharide synthase-related protein: MTLKILSLSNGHGEDAIAVRILRELQHQPHPPELAALPLVGLGQAYRQLDNVPIIGPVKSLPSGGFIYMDQHQLWRDLQAGLFPLIIQQYQTIRQWVKQGGIILAVGDIIPLFLAWLSGGNYAFIGTAKSDYYLRDEQGKLPLTGMWRWYQYSDSIYFPWERWLMKNSHCLGVFPRDTITTQTLQKYGIPAIDLGNPMMDNLEPNIYNYTIDQLQIETQRSLFMTLLPGSRSPEVNRNWDIILQGVDAIIQSSIRSTENPIPSYQNLVFLAAIAPSLDLQPFCQSLTLHQWQETPDLRLPNLNFPWGHGELTFLKEKAILILTNQAFNDSLALGNIAIAMAGTATEQFVGLGKPAIAIPGNGPQFTPTFANNQQRLLGRSLTVVQNPTEIPEMLRSLLLNSEQLKLIAENGKRRLGQPGASRRIAQYLS; encoded by the coding sequence GTGACCCTCAAAATTCTATCTTTGAGTAATGGTCATGGGGAAGATGCGATCGCTGTTCGGATTTTACGAGAACTCCAACACCAACCCCATCCCCCAGAATTAGCGGCTTTACCCTTAGTTGGGCTCGGACAAGCCTATCGTCAACTGGACAATGTGCCGATTATTGGCCCGGTAAAATCTCTGCCTTCTGGGGGGTTTATTTATATGGATCAACATCAACTCTGGCGGGATCTACAAGCCGGGTTATTTCCCTTAATTATTCAGCAATATCAAACCATTCGCCAGTGGGTGAAACAAGGAGGAATAATTCTCGCCGTCGGGGATATTATTCCTTTATTTTTAGCTTGGTTAAGTGGGGGAAATTATGCTTTTATCGGAACAGCTAAATCAGACTATTATTTACGCGATGAACAGGGAAAATTACCGTTAACTGGAATGTGGCGATGGTATCAATATTCTGATTCAATTTATTTTCCTTGGGAACGCTGGTTAATGAAGAATTCCCACTGTTTAGGGGTATTTCCCAGGGATACCATAACAACTCAAACCTTACAAAAATATGGAATTCCGGCAATTGATTTAGGAAATCCCATGATGGATAATTTAGAACCCAATATTTATAATTATACTATTGATCAACTCCAGATTGAAACACAGCGATCGCTATTTATGACATTATTACCCGGTTCTCGCTCTCCCGAAGTTAATCGGAATTGGGATATAATCTTACAAGGAGTAGATGCAATTATTCAAAGCTCGATCCGATCAACAGAAAATCCGATCCCTAGCTATCAAAATTTAGTGTTTTTAGCTGCGATCGCCCCTAGTTTAGACCTGCAACCCTTTTGTCAATCTCTCACGCTTCACCAATGGCAAGAAACCCCAGATTTAAGATTACCTAATCTTAACTTTCCTTGGGGTCACGGAGAATTAACTTTTTTGAAAGAAAAAGCTATATTAATCTTGACAAATCAGGCATTTAATGATAGTTTAGCTTTAGGGAATATTGCGATCGCTATGGCGGGAACTGCAACAGAACAATTTGTCGGATTAGGGAAACCAGCGATCGCAATTCCGGGCAATGGGCCACAATTTACCCCCACCTTTGCTAATAATCAACAGCGTCTATTAGGGCGATCATTAACGGTTGTTCAAAATCCTACAGAGATTCCTGAAATGTTGCGATCGCTGCTGCTTAATTCCGAGCAATTAAAATTAATTGCAGAAAACGGGAAACGTCGCCTCGGACAACCAGGCGCAAGTCGTCGCATTGCCCAATATTTATCGTAG
- a CDS encoding diguanylate cyclase domain-containing protein, which translates to MILPPEVSPVLDCLIVDSHDQDVQILSRILGKQNYQVRTAFNGTVALKELDLKVPDIVFWDCSEQQNHDFNFDVFFDFYRTKEQNIIIFFLISFPEYGCSISLENHFYCEYIRKPFYPEEIILRVKNIWDYRQSQKVMEDSLIQLEQEVSTRQKLEYKLEQISQKLQTTTEQLTYLSRFDTLTQLANRPYFDEYLFREWQRLARERMPLSLIIGDVDGFQSYNEVYGYQQGDICLQTLAKTMIDCIKRPADLIARYSGEEFAVLLPHTSSAGAIEVAKLIRAKIKQLEIYHPKSEISSYLTLSLGVATVIPQPELPPNPLITVAEEALQEAKRQGCDRIGVGVHWR; encoded by the coding sequence ATGATTTTGCCTCCCGAAGTGTCTCCGGTATTAGATTGCTTAATTGTTGATTCTCATGACCAGGATGTACAAATTTTATCTCGAATTTTAGGTAAACAAAATTATCAGGTTAGAACCGCTTTTAATGGAACTGTAGCTTTAAAAGAGTTAGATCTCAAGGTTCCTGATATTGTTTTTTGGGATTGTTCAGAACAACAAAATCACGATTTTAATTTTGACGTTTTTTTTGACTTTTACCGGACGAAAGAACAGAATATTATTATTTTTTTCTTGATCTCATTTCCAGAGTATGGCTGTTCAATTTCTTTAGAAAATCACTTTTATTGTGAATATATTAGAAAACCGTTTTATCCTGAAGAAATTATTTTAAGAGTTAAAAATATCTGGGATTATCGTCAAAGCCAGAAGGTTATGGAAGACTCCTTGATTCAGTTAGAGCAGGAGGTTTCGACTCGCCAGAAGCTAGAATATAAACTTGAACAAATTAGCCAAAAGTTACAAACGACAACAGAACAGTTAACTTATTTGAGTCGGTTTGATACCTTAACTCAATTAGCAAACCGTCCTTATTTTGATGAATATTTATTCAGAGAATGGCAACGTTTAGCACGCGAAAGAATGCCCTTATCCTTAATTATTGGGGACGTGGATGGGTTTCAGAGCTATAACGAAGTGTATGGATATCAACAGGGAGATATCTGTTTACAAACCCTGGCTAAAACAATGATCGATTGTATTAAGCGTCCGGCGGATTTAATTGCTCGTTATAGTGGGGAAGAATTTGCAGTCCTTTTACCCCATACCAGTAGTGCTGGGGCGATAGAAGTTGCCAAATTAATCCGAGCTAAAATTAAACAACTAGAAATTTACCACCCTAAATCCGAGATCAGTTCCTACCTGACCCTGAGTTTAGGGGTGGCTACGGTCATTCCTCAGCCTGAACTCCCCCCAAATCCCTTGATCACCGTTGCCGAAGAAGCTCTACAGGAAGCCAAACGGCAAGGTTGCGATCGCATTGGTGTAGGAGTCCATTGGCGTTAG
- the urtA gene encoding urea ABC transporter substrate-binding protein, with translation MKKRLGRRKFLVFGSAAFGSTFFLKGCANSATNTTSQTPTSDASPTATTASTSTGSGDTIKVGILHSLSGTMAISETTVVEAEKLAIKEINANGGVLGKQIEAIIEDGASDWPTFAEKAQKLIDQDKVVTVFGCWTSASRKAVKDVFESKNHMLWYPVQYEGQECSKNIFYTGAAPNQQIEPAVQWLVDNKGREFFLVGSDYVFPRTANTIIKEQLAAIGGTTVGEDYLPLGNTEVTPIITKIKQALPDGGVIFNSLNGDSNVAFFKQLQGAGMTPDKYPVMSVSIAEEEVRQIGKDFLLGHYAAWNYFQTVDTPTNKKWVEAFKAEYGQDRVTNDPMEAAYIMVYLWKQAVEKAGTADDLEKVRLAAVGQSLDAPEGKVTMFPNHHISKTVRIGQVRDDGLFDIVWATEGPVDPVPWNQFVPATKGYACDWTDPTKGEKFQLQGT, from the coding sequence GTGAAAAAAAGATTAGGTAGACGCAAATTCTTAGTTTTTGGTTCAGCAGCCTTTGGAAGCACCTTTTTCCTCAAAGGTTGTGCCAACTCTGCAACTAATACCACGAGTCAAACGCCAACCAGTGACGCCAGCCCAACAGCAACAACAGCAAGTACCAGTACAGGAAGTGGCGATACAATTAAGGTGGGAATTCTTCACTCTTTGAGTGGAACTATGGCAATTAGTGAAACCACCGTTGTTGAAGCCGAAAAATTAGCAATTAAAGAAATTAATGCCAATGGTGGCGTACTCGGTAAACAAATTGAAGCGATAATTGAAGATGGGGCTTCTGACTGGCCGACCTTTGCCGAAAAAGCTCAAAAATTGATTGATCAAGATAAAGTAGTAACGGTTTTTGGGTGTTGGACATCTGCTAGTCGTAAAGCCGTCAAAGATGTATTTGAATCCAAAAACCATATGTTATGGTATCCGGTTCAATACGAAGGTCAAGAATGTTCTAAAAACATTTTTTATACCGGGGCTGCTCCTAACCAACAAATTGAACCTGCTGTTCAATGGTTAGTTGACAACAAAGGGAGAGAATTTTTCTTAGTCGGCTCAGACTATGTTTTCCCCCGCACGGCTAACACGATTATTAAAGAACAATTAGCCGCTATTGGTGGAACAACGGTTGGGGAAGATTACTTACCGTTAGGGAATACGGAAGTTACCCCAATTATTACCAAAATTAAACAGGCTTTACCCGATGGAGGGGTAATTTTTAATAGTCTGAATGGAGATAGTAACGTTGCTTTCTTCAAACAGTTACAAGGGGCAGGAATGACCCCCGATAAATATCCCGTGATGTCGGTGAGTATTGCGGAAGAAGAAGTGCGACAAATTGGTAAGGATTTCCTTCTCGGTCACTATGCCGCTTGGAATTATTTCCAAACCGTAGATACTCCTACAAATAAAAAATGGGTAGAAGCATTTAAAGCGGAATATGGACAAGATCGGGTAACAAATGACCCAATGGAAGCCGCTTATATCATGGTTTATTTGTGGAAACAAGCCGTAGAAAAAGCGGGAACTGCTGATGATTTAGAAAAGGTTAGATTAGCGGCTGTGGGTCAAAGTTTGGATGCTCCCGAAGGCAAAGTTACGATGTTCCCTAACCATCATATTTCTAAAACTGTGCGAATTGGACAGGTGAGAGATGATGGATTATTTGACATTGTTTGGGCAACAGAAGGCCCCGTTGATCCCGTTCCCTGGAACCAATTTGTACCCGCCACAAAAGGCTATGCTTGTGACTGGACAGATCCCACTAAAGGGGAAAAATTCCAACTGCAAGGAACTTAA
- the urtB gene encoding urea ABC transporter permease subunit UrtB translates to MQDLFIAIFNGISIGSVLLMAALGLAIVFGLMGVINLAHGELIMLGAYTTFVVQNIFKPLGEPLFSTYIIFAIPIAFIVTALVGLALERGVIRFLYGRPLETLLATWGVSLILQQFVRSVSTTFAIGIVIFCLLFFGGLWVLRRRPHWEIIRQWAISVLFLLSSATALSIGLVIGQSQKALAKPWFSDRNVDVTAPPWLRGGLELGNFQVPYSRVFIIILTILCLIVIYWFFNQSNWGLRIRSVTQNRTMSACLGIPTDTVDALTFSIGSGLAGIAGCAITLLGSVGPNTGQNYIVDTFMVVVVGGVGNLLGTVIAAFAIGVTSYLIGSGTLALLLTNLNAAPFFVDFFNFFATTSLAKVLVFVLIIAFLQIKPSGIFPQKGRTAEL, encoded by the coding sequence ATGCAAGACCTATTCATTGCCATATTTAATGGAATTAGCATCGGTTCGGTGTTGTTAATGGCAGCATTAGGACTCGCAATTGTCTTTGGACTCATGGGTGTAATTAACTTAGCTCATGGGGAACTGATTATGTTAGGAGCCTATACAACGTTTGTCGTTCAAAATATCTTCAAACCGTTAGGCGAACCTCTATTTAGCACCTATATTATTTTTGCCATTCCGATTGCCTTTATCGTCACCGCCTTAGTCGGATTAGCCTTAGAACGGGGTGTGATTCGGTTTTTGTATGGAAGACCCCTAGAAACTTTATTGGCAACTTGGGGAGTCAGTTTAATTTTACAACAATTTGTTCGCAGTGTTAGTACCACATTTGCCATCGGAATTGTTATATTTTGCCTACTCTTTTTTGGAGGTTTGTGGGTACTGCGTCGTCGTCCCCATTGGGAAATAATTCGACAATGGGCGATTTCCGTTTTATTCCTTTTATCATCAGCAACAGCCCTCTCCATAGGATTAGTAATTGGACAAAGCCAAAAAGCCTTAGCAAAACCTTGGTTTAGTGATAGAAACGTGGATGTTACGGCGCCTCCTTGGTTGCGAGGGGGATTAGAATTAGGGAATTTTCAGGTTCCCTATTCCCGTGTTTTTATTATTATTTTAACGATTCTGTGCTTAATCGTAATTTATTGGTTTTTCAACCAATCAAATTGGGGATTAAGAATTCGCTCAGTCACCCAAAATCGTACCATGAGCGCCTGTTTAGGGATTCCCACCGATACCGTTGATGCTCTTACCTTTTCCATCGGTTCAGGACTCGCAGGAATTGCCGGATGTGCGATTACATTATTAGGATCAGTTGGGCCCAATACCGGACAAAATTATATCGTTGATACGTTTATGGTGGTGGTAGTTGGAGGGGTAGGAAATCTCTTAGGAACAGTTATTGCCGCCTTCGCCATTGGTGTTACCAGTTATTTAATTGGTTCAGGAACTCTGGCGTTATTATTAACCAACCTTAATGCTGCACCATTCTTTGTGGATTTCTTTAATTTTTTCGCCACAACTAGCTTGGCAAAAGTATTAGTGTTCGTGTTAATTATTGCCTTTTTACAAATCAAACCGTCAGGAATTTTTCCACAGAAAGGGAGAACGGCTGAACTATGA
- the urtC gene encoding urea ABC transporter permease subunit UrtC, whose translation MNDEISVLAKTKQQKRKKLLIEGAIIIGFSLLFALLMPLILPVFRLKLLGRFLALAIAALGIDLIWGYTGLLSLGHGIFFALGGYALAMYIKLQLPAGEIPEFFTLYGVNDLPGLWKPFYSFPFTVFAVIIIPGIVAGLLGYLVFRNRIKGVYFSIITQASLIVFFNFFNGQQQLINGTNGLNIESDKIFGAVVGSPAVQLAFYEITILFLIATYLLCRWLTSGRFGNLLIAIRDDEVRLRFSGYNPTWFKVLVFSISGALAGIAGALYTVQTGIITPNFMDVAFSIEMVIWVAVGGRGTLIGAIIGTLLVRLGRTLLSEQFPEVWLFFQGALFLIVVTVLPDGIVGWVRTIAWDKIRALFGFPKVVATYPSLEENPEVELEREEFEQKTMKD comes from the coding sequence ATGAACGATGAAATTAGCGTTCTAGCTAAAACCAAACAACAAAAACGGAAAAAGTTACTGATTGAAGGGGCGATTATTATTGGGTTCAGCTTATTATTTGCCCTACTGATGCCCTTAATATTACCCGTCTTTCGCTTAAAACTTTTGGGTCGGTTTCTTGCCTTAGCTATTGCTGCATTAGGCATTGATTTAATCTGGGGATATACGGGATTATTGAGTTTAGGACATGGCATCTTTTTTGCATTAGGGGGTTATGCCTTAGCCATGTATATTAAATTGCAACTTCCCGCCGGAGAAATCCCCGAATTTTTTACCCTCTATGGGGTAAATGATTTACCTGGGTTATGGAAACCGTTTTATTCCTTTCCTTTTACTGTATTTGCGGTGATTATTATTCCCGGTATTGTGGCGGGTTTACTGGGATATTTAGTCTTTAGAAACCGAATTAAAGGGGTTTATTTTTCGATTATTACCCAAGCGTCATTAATCGTTTTCTTTAACTTCTTTAACGGTCAACAACAACTGATTAACGGCACAAACGGGCTAAATATTGAATCCGATAAAATATTTGGGGCTGTTGTCGGTTCTCCCGCCGTTCAGTTAGCATTTTATGAAATCACAATTTTGTTTCTAATTGCTACCTATTTACTTTGTCGCTGGTTAACCAGTGGACGATTTGGTAATTTATTAATTGCCATTCGGGATGATGAAGTTCGTTTAAGATTTTCCGGTTATAACCCCACTTGGTTTAAGGTTTTAGTCTTTTCTATTTCTGGAGCATTAGCCGGAATTGCAGGCGCATTGTATACCGTCCAAACGGGAATTATTACCCCTAATTTTATGGATGTTGCCTTTTCAATTGAAATGGTAATTTGGGTCGCCGTGGGAGGACGGGGAACATTAATCGGGGCAATTATAGGAACTCTATTAGTCCGGTTAGGAAGAACATTATTGAGTGAACAATTTCCCGAAGTTTGGCTATTTTTCCAAGGGGCATTATTCTTAATTGTGGTGACAGTATTACCCGATGGCATTGTGGGATGGGTACGAACCATTGCATGGGATAAAATTCGGGCTTTATTCGGATTTCCGAAGGTCGTGGCGACCTATCCCAGTTTAGAAGAAAACCCGGAAGTCGAGTTAGAACGGGAAGAATTTGAACAAAAAACAATGAAAGATTAA